From one Anopheles cruzii chromosome 3, idAnoCruzAS_RS32_06, whole genome shotgun sequence genomic stretch:
- the LOC128274392 gene encoding zinc finger protein 846-like, with the protein MAEDMPSVRDPEIIYLDRICRTCLVEKEKDQLKDLFEYCLAETIMSCSGVSITESDGLPCHICLDCCTEMERCCNFRQMSEQSDATIRSLIEKSVVIKQDSETKYEVLNVVLTDSNGNTETSAVVVPIEEFRFQLMNTHAAALPEQREESAVGGVPEPHPLPAVPKPVAIITPPTVAKEPEEEYAVTVNPSELLNEPAQSPPAEMIQHVTGGVATEVDLKESIILRNLKRELSEFIGSSCNAMSKEAEIVDDNEDDEMIHVNYLKDALTEEYIQIMEHQLASSVSASGAPPRVTVHPGTAQEQLEQEHLNNLINASMEAEEPRSAADSGKTEPNEDTRYCKLCDMQFTERRLYRKHVRRKHSEKRFECSSCPRKFAEKSLLSQHLLRHTGEKAHGCKVCDARFYDKPMLNLHMRSHSGVRPYACELCDKRFATRSSLTTHLKVHGEPRPHVCAVCQKGFKLSWQLKAHSRIHTNEKPFECPHCQKRFNQNGNLIVHIRTHSGERPYQCRHCDKAYPSQSELTGHMRQHTGEKKEKKFPCSVCSMVCAANCDLVVHMRTHTKERPFDCVVCGKRFMLHVHLTVHMRSHTGEKPFACTVCEKAFATSYQLKTHNYIHTGEKNYACDVCNRKFSNAANRNTHRKTHDRKIS; encoded by the exons ATGGCGGAAGATATGCCATCGGTCCGCGATCcggaaatcatttacctggACCGAATCTGTCGAACATGTCTGGTGGAAAAGGAGAAAGACCAGCTGAAAGACCTTTTTGAGTACTGTCTTGCCGAGACCATCATGAGCTGCTCGGGTGTTTCG ATTACCGAATCCGATGGACTGCCGTGTCACATCTGTCTCGATTGCTGCACGGAGATGGAGCGGTGCTGCAATTTCCGCCAAATGAGCGAACAGTCGGACGCCACGATACGCTCACTGATTGAAAAATCCGTCGTCATCAAACAGGACAGTGAAACCAAGTACGAGGTGCTGAACGTTGTCCTGACCGATTCCAATGGCAACACCGAAACCTCGGCGGTCGTTGTCCCGATCGAAGAGTTTCGTTTTCAGCTGATGAACACTCACGCTGCCGCCTTGCCGGAGCAACGCGAAGAATCGGCCGTCGGCGGTGTTCCTGAACCACATCCGTTGCCAGCGGTCCCGAAGCCGGTAGCCATCATTACACCGCCGACCGTGGCAAAAGAGCCGGAGGAGGAATATGCCGTCACCGTTAATCCCAGTGAACTACTGAACGAACCAGCTCAATCGCCGCCAGCTGAGATGATACAACACGTAACTGGTGGCGTAGCAACGGAAGTTGATTTAAAAGAATCCATCATCCTGCGCAACCTCAAGCGCGAACTGTCCGAGTTCATCGGCAGTAGCTGCAATGCCATGTCGAAAGAAGCCGAAATTGTCGATGATAATGAGGATGACGAAATGATCCACGTAAACTACTTGAAAGACGCCCTCACGGAGGAGTACATTCAAATAATGGAACACCAACTGGCATCGTCAGTGTCGGCCAGTGGCGCACCGCCGCGTGTGACAGTACACCCCGGAACCGCACAGGAACAGTTGGAACAGGAGCATCTTAACAATCTGATCAACGCGTCGATGGAAGCGGAAGAACCTAGATCCGCGGCGGACAGTGGCAAGACGGAGCCCAACGAGGACACGCGGTACTGCAAACTGTGCGACATGCAATTCACCGAGCGCCGGCTCTACCGGAAGCACGTGCGAAGAAAGCACTCCGAG AAACGGTTCGAATGCAGCAGCTGTCCGCGGAAGTTTGCCGAAAAGTCGTTACTCAGCCAGCACCTTCTGCGGCACACGGGCGAAAAGGCGCACGGCTGTAAGGTGTGCGACGCGCGCTTCTACGACAAGCCGATGCTCAACCTGCACATGCGGAGCCACTCCGGGGTGCGGCCATACGCGTGTGAGTTGTGCGATAAGCGGTTCGCGACTCGGAGCAGCCTAACGACGCACCTGAAGGTGCACGGGGAACCGCGACCGCACGTTTGCGCCGTGTGCCAGAAGGGCTTCAAACTGTCCTGGCAGCTGAAGGCACACTCGCGCATCCACACGAACGAGAAACCGTTCGAGTGTCCCCACTGTCAGAAGCGGTTCAACCAGAACGGTAACCTTATCGTCCACATACGCACGCACTCCGGCGAACGGCCGTACCAGTGCAGGCACTGCGACAAGGCTTACCCCAGCCAAAGCGAACTGACC GGCCACATGCGGCAGCACACGGGcgagaagaaggagaaaaagttCCCCTGTTCCGTCTGCAGCATGGTGTGCGCCGCCAACTGTGATCTGGTGGTTCACATGCGAACGCACACCAAAGAGCGGCCGTTCGATTGCGTCGTCTGTGGCAAACGGTTCATGCTGCACGTCCACCTGACCGTCCACATGCGGTCCCACACGGGCGAGAAACCGTTCGCTTGTACCGTGTGCGAGAAAG CTTTCGCCACCAGTTATCAACTGAAAACACACAACTACATCCACACGGGCGAGAAGAACTACGCCTGCGATGTGTGCAACCGGAAGTTCAGCAATGCGGCCAACCGGAACACTCACCGCAAGACGCACGATCGGAAAATTTCCTGA
- the LOC128275476 gene encoding regulator of nonsense transcripts 1 homolog: protein MSVDTFDVNSASQSLTFVDSEDNFFLGAESQPSEFDFRDFSIPSQSQTQGSQLDLLSSGSQLAGITSAIGELQFEEEEDELEPLEDHKQLPPHACRYCGIHEPSTVVMCNICKKWFCNGRGSTSGSHIVNHLVRAKHREVTLHADGPLGETVLECYSCATKNVFLLGFIPARSDSVVVLLCRQPCAAQNSIKDMDWDQEQWKPLIADRSFLFWLVKVPSDQDQLRARKVSAVQINKLEELWKENVDATFQDLEKPGIDKEPQQVQLRYVDGYQYQNTFGPLVKLEADYDEKLKESQTQENIEIRWDTGLNKKTIAYFTLAKNDGDMKLMHGDELKLRYVGELHKPWSCIGHVIKVPDNYGDDVGLELKHNHQAPVECTMNFAVDFIWKGTSFERMQQALRKFAMDAKSVSNYIYSRLLGNVRADGNDEVLFRMNLPKHFSAPNLPDLNRSQVYAVRHALQRPLSLIQGPPGTGKTVTSATIVYQLARLNSGPILVCAPSNTAVDQLTEKIHRTNLKVVRVCARSREAIDSPVSYLALHNQIRNMAQNSELKKLQQLKDETGELSLSDERRYRSLKKQAERELLEAADVICCTCVGAGDLRLQRLKFNSILIDESMQSTEPECMVPVVLGAKQLILVGDHCQLGPVVMCKKAAKAGLSQSLFERLVALGIRPFRLEVQYRMHPELSQFPSNFFYEGSLQNGVCADERKLKVDFPWPSSDCPMFFLVTQGQEEIAGSGTSYLNRTEASNVEKITTRFLKAGIKPEQIGIITPYEGQRAYLVQYMQYQGSLHSKLYQEIEIASVDAFQGREKDLIIMSCVRANEHQGIGFLNDPRRLNVALTRAKYGIIIVGNPKVLSKQELWNHLLNFYKDKKVLVEGSLNNLKESLIQFTKPKKIVNTLNPGSHFMNNVMYDAKEVLGGGYFDRNPPAGGFGGANPLTATGYGHSYLTQTGGAGGMDLGMAGPSGTSNSAMPLDTFMRKMHDPIGYISPHRAHQAVSNMPVPVGMFINMSNIPPRYYQQQQAIQAAKQIRRPSGVSPGAVGSASGSTAAPGPSSTGKPANRPRPIGPPSGGQQSKGGGSGGGSSLTQGMSQQGMSQPGFTLSQQAEFSQDYMGEYQSQMDNILSQESHYNSQSGPGDRLVFELGPSSSQFSQPY, encoded by the exons ATGAGTGTGGACACGTTCGACGTAAACTCCGCTTCGCAATCGTTGACCTTCGTCGATTCGGAGGATAACTTTTTCCTTGGCGCCGAATCGCAGCCGTCTGAGTTTGACTTTCGCGACTTCTCGATCCCGTCGCAAAGTCAAACGCAGGGATCGCAGCTCGATCTTCTGAGCTCCGGCAGTCAG TTGGCCGGCATCACATCGGCGATCGGGGAGCTGCAGTtcgaggaagaggaagacgaGCTGGAACCGCTCGAGGACCACAAACAGCTGCCGCCGCATGCCTGCCGTTACTGTGGCATCCACGAGCCGAGCACCGTGGTGATGTGCAACATTTGCAAAAAGTGGTTCTGCAATGGCCGCGGAAGCACTTCCGGTTCGCACATCGTCAATCATCTGGTGCGTGCGAAGCACCGCGAGGTTACGCTGCACGCCGATGGCCCGCTGGGGGAAACGGTGCTCGAGTGTTACTCGTGCGCCACCAAGAACGTGTTTTTGCTCGGGTTCATTCCGGCCAGAAGcgactcggtggtggtgttgctgtgCAG ACAACCGTGTGCGGCGCAAAACTCGATCAAGGACATGGACTGGGACCAGGAACAGTGGAAGCCGCTGATCGCGGATCGTAGCTTTCTGTTCTGGCTGGTGAAGGTTCCGTCCGATCAGGATCAGCTGCGCGCTCGGAAGGTATCGGCCGTGCAGATCAACAAGCTGGAGGAGCTGTGGAAGGAGAACGTTGACGCTACTTTCCAGGATCTGGAGAAACCCGGCATCGACAAGGAACCGCAGCAGGTTCAGCTTCGGTACGTGGACGGTTACCAGTACCAGAACACGTTCGGTCCGCTCGTGAAGCTCGAAGCGGACTACGACGAGAAGCTGAAGGAAAGCCAAACGCAGGAGAACATCGAGATCCGGTGGGACACGGGGCTGAACAAGAAGACGATCGCGTACTTTACGCTGGCCAAGAACGACGGGGACATGAAGCTGATGCACGGGGACGAACTGAAGCTTCGGTACGTCGGGGAGCTGCACAAGCCGTGGAGCTGCATCGGGCACGTCATCAAGGTGCCGGACAACTACGGCGACGACGTGGGGCTGGAACTGAAGCACAACCACCAGGCGCCGGTCGAGTGTACGATGAACTTCGCGGTGGACTTTATCTGGAAAGGCACGTCCTTCGAGCGGATGCAGCAAGCGCTGCGCAAGTTTGCGATGGACGCCAAGAGCGTCTCGAACTACATCTACTCGCGGCTCCTGGGGAACGTGCGGGCCGATGGCAACGACGAGGTGCTGTTCCGGATGAACCTTCCGAAGCACTTCAGTGCACCGAACCTGCCGGATCTGAACCGATCGCAGGTTTACGCCGTGCGCCATGCACTGCAGCGACCCCTAAGCCTGATCCAGGGCCCACCGGGAACGGGCAAAACGGTCACctcggccacgatcgtgtACCAGTTGGCGCGGCTCAACAGTGGTCCGATCTTGGTGTGCGCTCCGAGCAACACGGCGGTCGATCAGCTGACGGAGAAGATTCATCGCACCAACCTGAAGGTGGTGCGTGTTTGTGCCCGTTCCCGCGAGGCCATCGACTCGCCGGTCAGCTACCTGGCGCTGCACAATCAGATCCGCAATATGGCCCAGAACTCGGAGCTGAAGAAGCTGCAGCAACTGAAGGACGAAACGGGCGAACTGAGTCTGTCGGATGAGCGCCGTTATCGATCGCTGAAGAAGCAAGCCGAACGGGAACTGCTGGAAGCGGCCGACGTGATCTGCTGTACGTGCGTCGGGGCCGGTGACTTGCGGCTGCAGCGGCTCAAGTTTAACTCCATTCTGATCGATGAATCGATGCAATCGACGGAACCGGAGTGTatggttccggtggtgctgggTGCCAAGCAGCTCATCCTGGTCGGTGACCACTGCCAGCTGGGGCCGGTGGTGATGTGCAAGAAGGCGGCCAAGGCTGGGCTGTCGCAGAGTCTGTTCGAGCGCTTGGTGGCGCTCGGCATCCGGCCGTTCCGGCTGGAGGTACAGTACCGGATGCACCCGGAGCTGTCGCAGTTCCCGTCGAACTTTTTCTACGAGGGCAGCCTCCAGAATGGGGTGTGCGCGGACGAGCGCAAACTGAAGGTGGACTTTCCGTGGCCATCGTCGGATTGTCCCATGTTTTTCTTGGTCACCCAGGGCCAAGAGGAGATTGCCGGTTCGGGCACTTCGTATCTGAACCGTACGGAGGCGTCGAATGTGGAAAAAATCACGACCCGCTTTCTGAAGGCGGGCATTAAGCCGGAACAGATCGGCATCATTACGCCGTACGAGGGGCAGCGGGCCTATCTGGTGCAGTACATGCAGTACCAGGGTTCGCTGCACTCGAAGCTGTACCAGGAGATCGAGATCGCGAGCGTCGATGCGTTCCAGGGCCGCGAGAAGGACCTCATCATTATGTCGTGCGTGCGGGCCAACGAGCACCAGGGCATCGGGTTTCTGAACGATCCGCGGCGCCTGAACGTGGCGCTGACGCGCGCCAAGtacggcatcatcatcgtcggcaaCCCGAAGGTGCTGTCGAAGCAGGAACTGTGGAACCATCTGTTGAACTTTTACAAGGACAAAAAGGTGCTGGTCGAGGGCTCGCTGAACAACCTGAAGGAATCGTTGATTCAGTTTACGAAGCCCAAAAAGATCGTCAACACGCTCAATCCGGGTTCGCACTTCATGAACAACGTCATGTACGACGCCAAGGAGGTACTGGGTGGTGGATACTTTGACCGCAACCCGCCTGCCGGCGGCTTTGGCGGCGCTAATCCGCTCACCGCCACCGGCTACGGGCATTCGTATCTTACTCAgaccggtggcgctggtggcatGGACTTGGGAATGGCGGGACCGAGTGGCACGAGCAACTCGGCAATGCCCCTGGACACGTTCATGCGCAAGATGCACGATCCGATCGGGTACATCTCGCCGCATCGCGCACACCAAGCGGTCAGCAacatgccggtgccggtcggaaTGTTTATCAACATGTCCAACATTCCGCCACGgtactaccagcagcagcaggccattCAGGCGGCCAAACAGatccgccgtccgtccggtgtCAGTCCCGGGGCCGTGGGGTCCGCCAGTGGTTCCACCGCGGCCCCCGGTCCTTCGTCGACCGGTAAACCCGCAAACCGTCCCCGTCCGATTGGGCCCCCGTCGGGTGGCCAGCAGTCGAagggcggcggcagcggcggcggctcatcACTGACGCAGGGCATGTCGCAGCAGGGTATGTCGCAGCCGGGCTTCACGCTGTCCCAGCAGGCCGAGTTCTCGCAGGACTACATGGGCGAGTACCAGTCGCAGATGGACAACATCCTGTCACAGGAGTCCCACTACAACAGCcagtccgggccgggcgatcggCTGGTGTTCGAGCTCGGGCCGTCCAGCTCGCAGTTCTCGCAGCCCTACTGA
- the LOC128272900 gene encoding 39S ribosomal protein S30, mitochondrial has product MLSHNFRRGLLNLRRRGPPRALSTRPLPSQDHEYTAQPEYPAIQDPSFKAKKTRERGSWHQRVERLSSVEEKLFEINMPKYYGYKANILTDERYPYNIKPFVQYATRTCFQQGLPACYDPLKEEATQVLESIRGELEDTIAFELSNYTHFGTTNVSPQEKEEALVRALLAQLNRTLTNAVAAKCPHLSETETDFDPRHEAFWFLGGIYPPKLVRKIKEGQEWQKPYANDPYDRNMQYIGKPYLALRHKHLLDPLVPDTVLDTLDITQDNVEVPDFRYDPLALGYMTEFRHATTVPGFWPGDQHEFGLLSFQRRSHTIDRHRICALNDLEDTLHAQGILSSFAWLLAQACYQGFSVFHDLTYPLTTQTVITNGKQWSFYAYQLNTTLLHSDQVDVNKRYNLCWGTPELQLYDSVDDGGKINGLRDDVLLQLIMFYMNQPRQRPDELKPYLCPREPRVADIVDERRRVFMEQAYKHVASNRPRHRLVPEVYQWEKIYKIDHKTRPMDPKRRPFELGENMYKRRMDEHALKYIPRAVRPGGTKSRPKFEATYYPNVRR; this is encoded by the exons ATGCTTTCGCATAATTTTCGTCGTGGTTTGTTAAACCTGCGCCGGCGAGGACCACCGCGGGCCCTGTCGACGAGACCATTGCCGAGCCAAGACCATGAATACACGGCCCAACCGGAGTACCCAGCCATTCAGGATCCATCGTTTAAGGCGAAAAAAACGCGTGAACGAGGATCATGGCACCAGCGGGTCGAGCGGTTGAGTTCCGTCGAAGAGAAGCTGTTCGAAATCAACATGCCAAAGTACTACGGCTACAAGGCCAACATACTGACCGACGAACGATACCCGTACAACATTAAACCCTTCGTGCAGTACGCAACCAGGACGTGCTTCCAGCAGGGTCTGCCCGCGTGCTACGATCCGCTGAAGGAGGAAGCGACCCAGGTTCTCGAATCCATTCGAGGCGAGCTTGAGGACACGATCGCATTTGAGCTGTCTAACTACAC GCATTTTGGAACTACCAACGTTAGTCCGCAGGAGAAAGAGGAAGCCCTTGTCCGGGCACTGCTAGCGCAGCTGAACCGAACGCTCACGAATGCGGTGGCCGCCAAGTGCCCGCATCtgagcgaaaccgaaaccgatttcGATCCTCGGCACGAAGCATTCTGGTTCCTGGGTGGCATTTACCCGCCGAAGTTGGTGCGCAAGATAAAGGAAGGCCAGGAATGGCAAAAACCATACGCCAACGATCCCTACGATCGTAACATGCAGTACATAGGCAAGCCGTACCTGGCATTGAGACACAAACACTTGCTTGATCCGCTGGTACCCGACACGGTGCTGGACACGCTCGACATCACGCAGGACAACGTGGAGGTTCCCGATTTTCGGTACGATCCGCTTGCATTGGGCTACATGACGGAGTTTCGCCATGCGACGACGGTGCCGGGCTTTTGGCCAGGCGATCAGCACGAGTTCGGTTTGCTGTCGTTCCAGCGGCGAAGTCACACGATCGACCGGCACCGTATTTGTGCGCTCAACGACTTAGAGGACACCCTGCACGCGCAAGGCATTCTGTCGAGCTTTGCGTGGCTTCTGGCGCAGGCCTGTTACCAGGGGTTCTCGGTGTTCCACGACCTGACCTACCCGCTCACCACGCAGACGGTTATAACGAACGGAAAACAGTGGTCATTCTACGCTTACCAACTGAACACCACGTTACTGCACTCGGACCAGGTAGACGTGAACAAACGGTACAACCTTTGCTGGGGAACCCCGGAACTGCAGCTGTACGACTCggtggacgacggtggcaagATAAACGGATTGCGGGACGATGTTTTGCTGCAACTGATCATGTTCTACATGAACCAACCGAGGCAGCGGCCAGACGAGCTGAAGCCATATCTTTGCCCGCGGGAACCACGCGTGGCCGATATAGTGGACGAGCGGCGGCGCGTATTCATGGAGCAGGCGTACAAACACGTGGCGTCCAATCGACCCCGACACCGGCTCGTGCCCGAGGTGTACCAGTGGGAGAAGATTTACAAAATCGATCACAAAACGCGACCCATGGACCCGAAACGGCGCCCGTTCGAGCTGGGAGAGAACATGTACAAGCGCCGGATGGACGAGCACGCACTCAAGTACATTCCCCGTGCGGTGCGTCCCGGCGGAACGAAAAGTAGACCGAAATTTGAGGCAACCTACTACCCGAATGTGCGGCGCTAG
- the LOC128273398 gene encoding DNA replication licensing factor Mcm3 has translation MADEDQRIADIQLEYLNFLDDEEDQGTYTAHVRKMINDKSKRLVVNINDIRRKNAARATALLNSAFDEQLAFSRALKEYVSTIDPSYAKTHEDFHVAFEGSFGNKHVTPRSLTSRFLGSLVCVEGIVTKVSLIRPKVVKSVHYCAATKKVMERRYTDLTSFEAIPSSAVYPTKDEDGNVLETEFGLSVYKDHQTLSIQEMPEKAPAGQLPRSVDVVCDDDLVDRCKPGDRVQIVGNYRCLPGKQGGYTTGTFRTVMIANNVSQLSKESSLSVTREEINMCKKLAKNNDIFDLLSKSLAPSIHGHEFEKKAILCLLLGGIEKNLANGTRLRGDINVLLIGDPSVAKSQLLRYVLNTAPRAITTTGRGSSGVGLTAAVTTDQETGERRLEAGAMVLADRGVVCIDEFDKMSDIDRTAIHEVMEQGRVTISKAGIHASLNARCSVLAAANPVYGRYDQYKTPMENIGLQDSLLSRFDLLFVMLDVIDSDHDRMISDHVVRMHRYRNPKEQDGDVLPMGASAVDMLSTINHDSLEDKETPMYEKYDPLLHGSSRQRSDQILSMEFMRKYIHIAKCLKPKLTEAACEMISNEYSRLRSQDLMDSDVARTQPVTARTLETLIRLSTAHAKARMSRTVADKDAQAAIELIQFAYFKKVLEKEKKKRRRTEEDESSNEEDEDAENGGVEVVENGTQQEPRRSKRTRIERPVDDADSDHEHILTSPPDRGDLTRRETVATVSSAGSAAADTEPMDDSEGSAEATISEDRLKLFRQGVHHAFRQFRDQAVALSRLTKHINENSGTEAFTSGEIAAAINRMTESNQIMVHDDMVFLI, from the exons ATGGCAGATGAAGATCAACGTATTGCCGACATCCAACTGGAGTATCTAAACTTTCTTGACGATGAA GAAGACCAGGGTACGTACACCGCGCACGTTCGCAAGATGATCAACGACAAAAGCAAGCGGCTGGTCGTAAACATTAATGATATCCGGCGTAAGAACGCGGCACGCGCAACGGCCCTTCTGAACAGTGCCTTCGACGAGCAGCTTGCGTTTTCGCGTGCGCTCAAGGAATACGTATCGACTATCGATCCCAGCTACGCAAAGACACACGAAGACTTTCACGTCGCGTTCGAAGGCAGCTTCGGGAACAAGCATGTTACGCCCCGGTCGCTGACCTCCCGCTTTCTGGGAAGTCTCGTGTGCGTCGAAGGGATCGTCACGAAGGTGTCGCTCATCCGGCCGAAAGTGGTGAAAAGCGTGCACTACTGTGCGGCCACCAAGAAGGTTATGGAACGACGGTACACAGATCTTACCTCGTTCGAGGCGATCCCGTCGAGTGCGGTTTATCCAACGAAGGATGAGGATGGCAACGTGCTCGAAACGGAGTTTGGTCTGTCCGTGTACAAAGATCATCAGACGCTCAGCATCCAGGAGATGCCGGAAAAAGCGCCGGCCGGACAGTTGCCTCGATCGGTGGACGTGGTGTGCGACGATGATCTCGTGGACCGCTGCAAGCCAGGCGATCGGGTGCAGATCGTTGGAAACTATCGGTGTCTGCCGGGCAAGCAGGGCGGCTACACGACCGGAACGTTTCGCACCGTCATGATAGCCAACAACGTGTCGCAGCTAAGCAAGGAAAGTTCGCTGAGTGTGACCCGCGAGGAGATTAATATGTGCAAAAAGCTGGCGAAGAATAACGACATTTTTGATTTGCTGTCGAAAAGCTTGGCACCATCGATCCACGGCCATGAGTTCGAAAAGAAAGCGATCCTTTGTCTGCTGCTCGGAGGAATCGAAAAGAACCTTGCCAATGGGACGCGCCTTCGAGGTGACATCAACGTGCTGCTAATCGGTGACCCAAGTGTGGCCAAATCGCAGTTACTCCGCTACGTATTGAATACGGCACCCCGTGCGATCACTACGACCGGCCGTGGATCGAGTGGCGTCGGTTTGACGGCGGCCGTAACCACCGATCAGGAGACGGGCGAACGGCGTCTCGAGGCCGGTGCTATGGTGTTGGCCGATCGTGGCGTTGTTTGCATCGACGAGTTCGACAAGATGAGTGACATCGATCGAACGGCCATCCACGAGGTGATGGAACAGGGCCGCGTGACCATCTCGAAAGCCGGTATTCATGCATCGCTGAATGCTCGCTGCTCCGTGTTGGCTGCGGCCAATCCCGTGTACGGCAGGTATGATCAGTACAAGACGCCGATGGAGAATATCGGGCTACAGGACTCGTTGCTGTCACGTTTCGATCTGCTGTTTGTCATGCTGGACGTGATCGATAGCGATCACGATCGAATGATCTCGGATCATGTGGTACGCATGCACCGTTACCGTAACCCAAAAGAGCAGGATGGCGATGTGCTGCCGATGGGAGCCAGCGCCGTCGATATGCTATCCACGATCAATCACGACTCGCTGGAGGACAAGGAGACGCCGATGTACGAAAAGTATGACCCACTGCTGCACGGATCGTCACGCCAGCGCAGCGACCAGATCCTGTCGATGGAGTTCATGCGCAAATACATTCACATCGCCAAATGTCTGAAGCCGAAACTGACCGAGGCCGCGTGCGAAATGATCTCGAACGAGTATTCGCGGCTTCGCTCGCAGGATTTGATGGATTCCGATGTGGCGCGCACGCAGCCTGTGACGGCCCGTACCCTGGAGACGCTCATCCGTCTGTCGACGGCACACGCGAAGGCGCGAATGTCTCGCACGGTGGCCGATAAGGATGCCCAAGCGGCGATCGAGCTGATCCAGTTTGCGTACTTCAAGAAGGTGCTggaaaaggagaagaaaaaacggcgccGCACCGAGGAAGACGAATCGTCTAATGAAGAAGACGAGGACGCCGAGAATGGCGGCGTGGAAGTCGTCGAGAATGGAACCCAACAGGAGCCACGCCGTTCGAAGCGCACGCGCATTGAGCGACCCGTTGACGATGCGGATTCGGATCATGAGCACATACTCACATCGCCTCCGGACCGAGGCGATCTGACTCGGCGAGAAACGGTCGCGACGGTCTCGAGCgcagggtcagcggccgccGACACCGAGCCGATGGACGATAGCGAGGGCAGCGCGGAGGCCACCATCAGCGAAGATCGGCTGAAGCTGTTCCGGCAGGGTGTCCACCATGCGTTCAGGCAGTTCCGTGACCAGGCGGTGGCTCTGTCACGGCTAACCAAGCACATCAACGAAAACAGTGGCACCGAAGCGTTCACGAGCGGAGAAATAGCGGCCGCCATCAATCGGATGACCGAAAGCAACCAGATCATGGTCCACGACGACATGGTCTTTCTAATCTAA
- the LOC128271499 gene encoding ER membrane protein complex subunit 2-like yields MSYNVDEMSWIDVRNLFRKWRDDNERKSEDVMELWDGVLASKQQKLGNERHLVLEQVIIAALDCNRIETAEHCVSILSAEFPGSLRIQKYRSMLLEALGRYEDALDELETIIRKDETNAAPRKRKVAILKTQGRTAEAIKELCDYMKIFMSDQEGWHELCNLYLAEGEYAKAAFCMEELLLHNPHSHLIHQRLADIRYTMGGLDNIETAKTHYCKAAKLNVNNLRALYGLFLCAGHIMNSKAVVGKRKEAQKLAHWAMEQIQARTNVPAKDTKATDGSKVGKSQLDKSTDELAALEQAFGGLDVGKLTN; encoded by the exons ATGTCTTATAACGTCGATGAGATGAGCTGGATTG ATGTTCGGAATCTGTTCCGAAAGTGGCGCGACGATAATGAGCGAAAGAGCGAGGACGTGATGGAACTGTGGGACGGTGTGCTGGCCAGCAAACAGCAGAAGCTGGGCAACGAACGACACCTGGTGCTGGAACAGGTCATTATCGCTGCACTCGACTGCAATCGCATCGAAACGGCCGAACACTGCGTCAGCATTCTGTCGGCCGAGTTTCCCGGCAGTCTGCGCATCCAGAAGTACCGTTCGATGCTTCTGGAAGCGCTGGGACGCTACGAAGACGCTTTGGACGAGCTGGAAACGATCATCCGGAAAGACGAGACGAATGCGGCGCCCCGAAAGCGCAAGGTGGCCATACTGAAAACGCAGGGTCGCACGGCCGAAGCTATAAAGGAGCTGTGCGATTACATGAAGATTTTCATGTCCGACCAGGAAGGCTGGCATGAGCTGTGCAATCTCTATCTGGCCGAGGGTGAGTACGCAAAGGCCGCATTCTGCATGGAAGAACTGCTGCTCCACAACCCGCACAGTCACCTGATTCATCAAAGGTTGGCCGACATCCGGTACACTATG GGAGGGCTTGACAATATCGAGACGGCGAAAACACACTACTGCAAGGCCGCAAAGCTCAACGTTAACAACCTTCGCGCATTGTACGGATTGTTTTTG TGCGCGGGTCACATAATGAACTCGAAGGCGGTCGtcggaaagcgaaaggaagcCCAAAAGCTGGCCCACTGGGCCATGGAGCAGATACAGGCACGAACGAATGTGCCGGCAAAAGACACCAAAGCTACGGACGGGAGTAAAGTGGGGAAAAGTCAGCTCGACAAGTCCACCGATGAGCTGGCGGCGCTGGAGCAAGCCTTTGGCGGGCTGGACGTCGGAAAGCTAACCAATTGA